A region of Helicoverpa zea isolate HzStark_Cry1AcR chromosome 16, ilHelZeax1.1, whole genome shotgun sequence DNA encodes the following proteins:
- the LOC124637736 gene encoding signal recognition particle receptor subunit beta, with the protein MESEVIKEKIHTEPMLNDPRYITLLSVIVLLFTLVFWWFFSRRRQLRKSVLLMGLSDSGKTLLFVRLAYSQYRQTFTSMKENVEEYLTSNNAFKIVDLPGQERLRNKFFDQYKNSAKAIVYVIDSVTIQKEIRDVAEYLYTVLSDPTIQSYNPPLLILCNKQDQPLAKGSQVIKSLLEKEINLVRVTKSSQLQSVDPSQGNNAAYIGKMGKDFEFSHLNCRVDIAESSANTGDDDTPADINTLQDWISKL; encoded by the exons ATGGAGTCTGAGGTAATAAAGGAAAAGATTCACACAGAACCGATGCTAAATGATCCGCGGTATATAACCTTACTGAGTGTAATAGTTCTTCTTTTTACTTTgg TATTCTGGTGGTTTTTCTCAAGAAGGCGCCAACTTCGCAAGTCTGTGTTGTTGATGGGCCTCTCGGATTCTGGTAAAACTCTGTTGTTTGTGAGGCTCGCATACTCCCAGTACAGACAGACGTTCACATCTATGAAGGAGAATGTTGAGGAGTATCTTACTTCTAAT AATGCCTTCAAAATAGTAGACTTGCCTGGTCAGGAGAGGCTAAGAAATAAATTCTTTGACCAATACAAAAATAGTGCTAAAGCTATTGTCTATGTCATAGACTCGGTCACCATTCAGAAGGAGATTAGAGATGTTGCTGA GTACCTATACACTGTGCTATCTGATCCAACGATCCAGAGTTACAATCCCCCACTGCTGATCCTGTGTAACAAACAAGACCAGCCGCTGGCTAAGGGCAGCCAGGTCATCAAGAGTCTGCTGGAGAAAGAAAT AAACCTAGTCCGCGTCACAAAGTCGAGTCAGCTGCAATCAGTGGATCCATCCCAGGGCAACAACGCTGCCTACATTGGCAAGATGGGTAAAGATTTCGAGTTCTCTCACCTCAACTGTCGCGTAGACATTGCTGAGAGCTCGGCCAACACTGGCGATGACGACACACCCGCAGACATTAATACTCTGCAAGATTGGATCTCTAAATTGTAG
- the LOC124637604 gene encoding uncharacterized protein LOC124637604: MESSPSLVTNKFARKRKRDPENWSRNQAKILRYTPISMPEKVCNHNSKALKCDTLTMSQMKKLVIKINKLSDLKKLLCKHFGAEWKEIPTLSYYCNIFDEQESLDASTIPPSDYCDEALEEVPDLRI, encoded by the exons ATGGAGTCAAGCCCCAGCCTTGTTACTAATAAATTTGCAAGAAAACGCAAACGAGATCCCGAAAATTGGTCAAGAAACCAAGCTAAAATATTGAG ATATACCCCAATATCAATGCCAGAAAAAGTTTGTAACCATAACTCTAAGGCGCTTAAGTGTGATACTCTAACAATGTCGCAAATGAAAAAATtagtaataaagataaataaattatcagatTTGAAGAAGCTGTTGTGCAAACATTTTGGTGCTGAGTGGAAAGAAATTCCAACTTTgtcatattattgtaatatttttgatgagCAGGAGTCGCTTGATGCATCGACTATACCACCTTCTGATTATTGCGATGAGGCGTTAGAAGAGGTTCCAGATCTccgtatataa
- the LOC124637292 gene encoding pyridoxine/pyridoxamine 5'-phosphate oxidase-like, whose amino-acid sequence MGSTRIINLSNTFSKLGLNSLRNMSIDIGGMRIKYKDKDDTFLESHLVSKEPFGQFKAWFDEACTKKEILEPNAMCLATVSKEGFPSARFVLCKGYGKDGFKFFTNYGSRKANEMNNNPNVAATFYWEFLNRSVRIEGSVEKLDEEESTRYFHSRPVPSQIAACTSFQSTPIESRDVLVAREAVLEQEYMIPEKEVPKPSFWGGYIIRPRAVEFWQGQRDRLHDRIKFRKPKDGEVPDGKLLHQGEDGWVYERLSP is encoded by the exons ATGGGTTCAACGCGCATAATCAATTTGTCAAATACTTTCAGTAAGTTGGGATTGAACAGTTTAAGAAACATGAGTATTGATATTGGAG GCATGAGAATAAAATACAAGGACAAGGATGACACCTTCTTGGAAAGCCATCTGGTATCGAAAGAACCTTTTGGTCAATTCAAGGCTTGGTTTGATGAAGCCTGCACAAAAAAGGAGATTCTTGAACCCAATGCAATGTGCTTAGCAACTGTAtccaa AGAAGGCTTCCCATCAGCAAGATTTGTGTTATGTAAAGGGTATGGGAAAGATGGATTTAAATTCTTTACCAACTATGGAAGTAGGAAGGCTAATGAAATG AACAATAACCCAAATGTGGCTGCAACATTCTACTGGGAATTTCTGAACCGGTCAGTTAGGATTGAAGGTAGTGTGGAAAAACTGGATGAAGAAGAATCAACGAGGTATTTCCACTCTCGGCCAGTGCCTAGCCAAATTGCAGCCTGCACAAGTTTCCAGAGTACTCCCATTGAATCTAGGGATGTATTGGTTGCTAGAGAGGCTGTTTTAGAGCAAGAGTACATGATTCCTGAGAAAGAAGTTCCTAAGCCTAGCTTCTG ggGAGGTTACATAATCCGTCCCAGAGCTGTAGAGTTCTGGCAAGGACAGAGAGACAGGCTCCATGATAGAATTAAATTCAGGAAACCAAAAGACGGAGAGGTGCCTGATGGAAAGCTACTTCATCAAGGGGAAGATGGATGGGTCTATGAAAGATTGTCTCCTTAA
- the LOC124637291 gene encoding histidine protein methyltransferase 1 homolog, producing the protein MSTFRFNFSGADDDNKLDETKETIEWLESEEIVPDKQIKNLDSIVIRAKMFACGDVEIGHVVVSEAMASIEESGLKNVIELAEKEHSDLVAGKYEGGLKIWECTYDLIQYLEENLTGMKFENSNVLDLGCGAGILGIYAFLHNSKVTFQDYNKEVLEHLTIPNVLLNIEEEEDREKEIQRCKFYSGDWDSFNQKLPRSEVFDIILTSETIYNDSNYEKLIKLFVDRLSKVGAAYVAAKTYYFGVGGGVRQFEQNITKNGHLTSTVCWKSEGGIQREILKITKLTE; encoded by the exons ATGAGTACTTTTAGGTTCAATTTTTCAGGTGCAGATGACGATAATAAACTGGATG AAACGAAGGAAACCATTGAGTGGTTAGAAAGTGAAGAAATTGTACcagataaacaaataaaaaatcttgataGCATAGTTATCCGCGCAAAGATGTTTGCCTGTGGCGATGTAGAGATTGGTCATGTAGTAGTGAGCGAGGCAATGGCTAGTATTGAAGAGAGTGGActtaaaaatgtaattgaatTAGCAGAAAAGGAACACAGCGACCTTGTTGCTGGCAAATATGAAG GTGGACTCAAGATTTGGGAATGTACTTATGATCTAATACAATATCTTGAAGAAAATCTAACTGGAATGAAATTTGAAAATAGTAATGTATTGGATTTGGGATGTGGTGCTGGAATTCTTGGAATATATGCATTTTTACACAACTCTAAAGTTACATTTCAAgattat AATAAGGAAGTTTTGGAACATCTGACAATACCTAATGTATTACTAAATATTGAGGAAGAAGAGGACAgagaaaaagaaatacagagGTGTAAATTCTATTCAGGAGACTGGGATTCCTTCAACCAAAAGTTACCTCGATCTGAAGTGTTTGATATAATCCTAACCTCAGAGACAATTTACAATGATAGTAACTATGAAAAACTTATCAAACTATTTGTGGATAGACTGAGCAAGGTTGGAGCAGCATATGTAGCAGCCAAAACATACTACTTCGGAGTTGGGGGCGGAGTACGTCAATTTGAGCAAAATATTACCAAAAACGGGCATTTAACAAGCACAGTTTGCTGGAAGAGTGAAGGTGGCATACAAAGGGAAATActaaaaatcacaaaattaacagaaTAA